In a genomic window of Alteromonas gilva:
- a CDS encoding efflux RND transporter periplasmic adaptor subunit, giving the protein MLKTIRTIICISALAQAALISPATLAQSWRGDSGPKLVVLNQIEFVNEQKTVEAVGTAEAVKSVTLYPAVGDRVTAVNFKPGQKVQQGDVLVELDDRRQLVAVRRAELQLEETERALKRLLDSRGMGAVAESEIDAARTLRDLAKVTLDEAKADLEDRHITAPFSGYVGLTDVEVGDRITTTTVITTIDDRSELFVNFRAPESAVTLLFSEKEVTLQPWSSREVSLTADIAQLDSRINDTDRTMSARALLDNAQDQYRPGMSFRVKINLQGDRYAAIPEAALLWGATGAYIYKAVDGKAQRVDVSVHQRLRGTILVNGNLSSGDLLVAEGIQSLREGQEITTSLARRAPNE; this is encoded by the coding sequence ATGCTTAAGACGATCAGAACAATAATTTGTATCAGCGCCCTGGCTCAGGCAGCGCTAATTTCACCGGCTACGCTTGCGCAGAGCTGGCGTGGCGACAGTGGGCCTAAACTAGTTGTGCTTAACCAAATTGAGTTTGTCAATGAGCAAAAAACCGTCGAAGCAGTAGGCACAGCGGAGGCCGTTAAATCGGTGACATTATACCCCGCGGTAGGTGACAGAGTGACAGCCGTTAACTTTAAACCTGGTCAAAAAGTGCAACAAGGGGACGTACTTGTTGAGCTTGATGATCGTCGCCAGTTAGTCGCAGTGCGCCGCGCTGAGTTGCAATTAGAAGAAACAGAGCGCGCCCTGAAACGTTTGCTCGACAGCCGTGGTATGGGTGCCGTCGCGGAGAGCGAAATAGACGCTGCCCGAACCCTTCGTGACCTCGCCAAAGTCACCCTCGATGAAGCCAAGGCCGACCTTGAGGACCGCCACATCACAGCGCCCTTCTCCGGCTACGTGGGCCTTACCGATGTTGAAGTCGGCGATCGCATTACCACTACCACGGTAATCACCACCATCGACGATCGCAGCGAACTGTTTGTTAATTTTCGGGCGCCGGAATCAGCGGTCACACTACTGTTTTCAGAAAAAGAAGTGACCCTGCAGCCCTGGTCGTCGCGGGAAGTATCATTGACTGCCGATATTGCCCAGCTTGATTCCCGCATTAACGATACGGATCGCACCATGTCTGCCAGAGCCTTACTGGATAACGCGCAGGATCAGTATCGCCCGGGCATGAGCTTCAGAGTTAAAATTAATTTACAAGGGGATCGCTATGCTGCGATACCCGAAGCAGCCTTGCTGTGGGGCGCCACCGGTGCCTATATTTACAAAGCCGTGGATGGCAAGGCGCAGCGTGTTGACGTAAGCGTGCATCAGCGCTTACGAGGCACAATTTTGGTCAACGGTAATTTATCCAGCGGCGATTTACTGGTTGCAGAAGGCATTCAGTCGCTGCGTGAAGGTCAGGAAATCACCACGTCATTAGCGCGGAGAGCGCCAAATGAGTAA
- a CDS encoding efflux RND transporter permease subunit produces MSNLADNHNDLPSLSIRRPVLIIVLNLLIAIAGYAALNGLEVRELPDVDTPTITVSARYPNASPETVDAEVTAALEGAVARVSGVKNIYAQSEENSARVRVEFRPGIDLDAAANETRESVSRVQRALPDEVEQVSIIKADNDAQAVVSLAVSSDTLDQETLTERVDTDLAPLFLSIPGVADVSMNGDRQRVLRVSVDPLRLTSFGLSMTDVANVLRTAPFDVPAGSIQSSDQMLIVRADATSLSAEDVKDIVINGDTKIGDIASVYFGPADSTSAVRLDGKPVIGLGVIRQASSNTIEISDEILALVDTFEDRFPDMNIQVTSDDAEFIRDSVEEVAFSLGLTIILVVFTLLFFIGSWRATIVPALSIPVSLVGALAIIWLLGFSINILTLLALVLATGMIVDDAIVVSENIQRRRAMGLGARAAAVIGTREVFFAVIATTAVLASVFIPIAFLPSTAGRLFREFGGVLAGSVIISSFVALSLVPALTARLPIKSKTAGKRGLFDATLGRFGNCCLSFYRTTLLWSLKYAWLVLVLCLLAAGGAYLTSQHIENELLPSEDRGTVRIFARGPDGVGLNFMDRQAMKMESLLMPYVESDTIESIYTVVGSWDPNIVFITADLKHWDERDKSLQDIIGEIRPALQSVPGAPGNAFGGNSLNLRGRGGGLELALTGDTYERIFDAAVQYSAVIEERMPELGNPRISYEPTQPQLRVNIDRRRADELGVPLDDISSTLRAAIGGNDVVDLNIGDQAIPIILQTNDRNTADPRDLTNLFVKSDNGSLIPLSSVAYITEEGVAAELERQAQRRAIKIEMNLPEGVLISDAVDQLRAIGSETLPDGIGLIFLGEAQTFEETSQQVALTYILAFVIVFLVLAAQFENVNSAIVVMLTVPFGIAAAIYALYLTNTSINVYSQIGLVMLIGLLAKNAILLVEFADQLRDRGYEVFDAIVEAGKVRLRPIMMTLVSTILGGLPLILSTGAGAEARNAIGWVVFGGLGLAVVFTLYLTPVIYLGLARFTKPRADETRQLEKELDTAQI; encoded by the coding sequence ATGAGTAACCTTGCCGACAATCACAATGACTTACCGTCATTATCGATTCGCCGACCAGTACTGATAATTGTACTTAATTTACTGATTGCCATCGCAGGTTATGCTGCACTCAATGGCCTTGAGGTGCGCGAATTACCCGACGTTGATACCCCCACGATAACTGTGAGTGCACGTTATCCTAATGCCTCTCCCGAAACCGTTGATGCAGAAGTCACCGCAGCGCTCGAGGGCGCCGTAGCGCGCGTCAGCGGGGTAAAAAACATCTATGCACAAAGTGAAGAAAACTCCGCCCGGGTGCGGGTAGAATTCCGCCCGGGCATTGATCTGGACGCTGCGGCTAATGAAACCCGCGAATCGGTTAGTCGTGTGCAGCGCGCGTTGCCAGACGAGGTAGAACAAGTCTCCATCATAAAAGCCGATAACGATGCTCAGGCGGTGGTGAGTTTAGCCGTGTCCAGCGACACTCTGGATCAGGAAACGCTCACCGAGCGCGTCGATACGGATCTAGCGCCATTATTTTTGAGTATTCCCGGCGTCGCGGATGTTAGCATGAATGGCGACCGCCAGCGGGTATTGCGGGTTAGTGTGGATCCCCTGCGGCTTACCAGCTTTGGGCTATCCATGACCGATGTGGCTAATGTACTGCGCACTGCCCCCTTTGATGTGCCGGCCGGCAGTATTCAGTCGAGCGACCAAATGCTGATTGTGCGCGCCGATGCCACCTCGCTGTCGGCTGAAGATGTTAAGGATATTGTCATCAATGGCGACACTAAAATAGGCGACATCGCCAGTGTCTACTTTGGCCCCGCAGATTCGACCAGCGCCGTGCGACTGGACGGCAAGCCAGTAATCGGTTTAGGGGTAATTCGCCAGGCCAGCTCTAACACCATAGAAATTTCAGATGAAATTCTCGCGCTGGTAGATACCTTTGAAGATCGATTCCCCGATATGAACATCCAGGTGACCTCCGACGATGCCGAATTTATTCGTGACTCGGTAGAAGAAGTGGCTTTTTCACTTGGTCTGACAATTATACTGGTTGTCTTTACCCTGCTCTTTTTTATTGGCTCCTGGCGCGCCACTATTGTCCCTGCCTTGTCGATTCCGGTGTCACTGGTCGGTGCGTTAGCCATTATCTGGCTGCTGGGTTTTTCTATCAACATACTGACGTTGCTGGCACTGGTGCTTGCCACTGGTATGATTGTCGATGACGCCATCGTCGTTTCAGAAAATATTCAGCGCCGGCGCGCAATGGGCTTGGGCGCCAGAGCCGCTGCGGTCATCGGCACGCGCGAGGTCTTTTTTGCGGTAATAGCGACCACCGCAGTACTGGCCTCGGTGTTTATTCCGATCGCCTTTTTGCCATCTACGGCCGGCCGTCTGTTCAGGGAATTTGGTGGCGTACTGGCCGGCTCGGTGATTATTTCATCATTTGTGGCCTTATCACTGGTGCCGGCCCTCACAGCCCGGTTACCAATAAAAAGTAAGACAGCGGGCAAGCGCGGCCTGTTTGATGCCACTTTAGGCCGTTTTGGTAACTGTTGTTTGAGTTTTTATCGCACCACTTTACTGTGGTCACTGAAATATGCGTGGCTGGTACTGGTCTTGTGTCTGCTTGCCGCAGGCGGCGCCTATCTCACCTCTCAACATATCGAGAACGAATTACTGCCCAGTGAAGACCGTGGCACGGTGCGCATTTTTGCCCGCGGCCCTGACGGTGTTGGCCTGAATTTTATGGACCGTCAGGCGATGAAAATGGAAAGCCTGCTGATGCCCTATGTGGAAAGCGATACCATTGAATCGATTTATACCGTTGTAGGAAGCTGGGATCCTAACATTGTCTTTATTACCGCCGATCTGAAGCATTGGGACGAGCGTGATAAGTCGCTCCAGGACATCATCGGTGAAATCCGCCCTGCACTACAATCGGTGCCTGGTGCACCGGGTAATGCATTTGGCGGTAACAGCTTAAACCTGCGTGGTCGCGGTGGTGGCCTTGAATTAGCGCTAACCGGCGACACCTATGAGCGCATATTTGACGCGGCGGTTCAATATTCGGCGGTGATAGAAGAACGTATGCCGGAGCTTGGCAACCCGCGTATAAGCTACGAACCGACCCAGCCGCAGTTGCGGGTGAATATCGATCGCCGCCGCGCCGACGAACTGGGCGTGCCGCTTGACGATATTTCATCAACCTTGCGCGCTGCCATTGGTGGCAACGACGTGGTGGATTTAAATATCGGCGATCAGGCAATCCCCATTATTTTACAAACCAACGATCGCAATACAGCGGATCCGCGGGATTTAACCAACCTGTTTGTTAAATCAGACAACGGTAGTTTGATTCCGCTATCCAGTGTTGCCTACATTACCGAGGAAGGTGTGGCGGCTGAACTTGAGCGTCAGGCTCAGCGCCGGGCCATAAAAATCGAGATGAATCTGCCTGAGGGCGTTCTCATTAGTGATGCCGTGGATCAGCTGCGCGCCATCGGCAGCGAAACGCTCCCTGATGGGATTGGTTTAATCTTCCTGGGCGAAGCGCAAACCTTTGAAGAAACCTCACAGCAGGTCGCCCTGACTTACATACTGGCCTTTGTAATTGTATTTTTAGTGCTCGCGGCGCAGTTTGAGAATGTGAACAGTGCCATTGTGGTAATGCTGACAGTGCCCTTTGGTATTGCTGCTGCCATATATGCGCTGTATCTCACTAACACATCTATAAACGTATACTCGCAAATTGGTCTGGTAATGCTCATCGGCCTGCTGGCTAAAAACGCCATATTACTGGTGGAATTTGCCGATCAGCTGCGTGACCGCGGCTATGAAGTGTTTGATGCCATCGTTGAGGCCGGGAAAGTGCGTTTACGGCCCATTATGATGACACTAGTATCAACCATTTTAGGTGGTTTGCCGCTTATCCTGTCGACCGGGGCTGGTGCCGAAGCCCGCAACGCCATTGGCTGGGTAGTCTTTGGTGGCCTTGGCCTGGCGGTGGTCTTTACCCTCTACCTGACACCGGTGATTTATTTAGGCCTGGCGCGCTTTACCAAACCACGCGCCGACGAAACCCGCCAGTTGGAAAAAGAGCTCGATACCGCACAAATCTAG
- the trmD gene encoding tRNA (guanosine(37)-N1)-methyltransferase TrmD, with translation MFAPFTQQGVIGRAVKTGKLEVEHFNPRDFTHDRHRTVDDRPYGGGPGMLMMVKPLTDAITAAKLAGGEKSKVIYLSPQGKPLTQAGVKSLAEHDNIILLCGRYEGVDERVIESHVDEEWSIGDYVLSGGELPAMVMMDAIARLVPGVLGHSDSAIEDSFSHGLLDCPHYTRPEILDGKAVPNVLLSGDHEKIRQWRLQQSLGRTWLRRPELFNDLALTEEQQRLLDAFQASLQQDDS, from the coding sequence ATGTTTGCCCCTTTCACCCAACAGGGTGTGATAGGGCGAGCAGTTAAGACGGGCAAACTTGAGGTCGAGCATTTTAACCCCCGAGACTTCACTCACGATCGTCATCGTACTGTTGATGACCGCCCCTACGGTGGTGGCCCGGGCATGTTGATGATGGTCAAGCCGCTCACTGACGCAATTACCGCCGCCAAACTGGCGGGGGGTGAAAAAAGTAAAGTGATTTACCTGTCTCCACAGGGTAAGCCGCTTACCCAGGCGGGCGTTAAATCGCTCGCTGAGCACGATAATATTATTTTATTGTGTGGTCGGTACGAAGGTGTTGATGAGCGTGTCATTGAGAGCCATGTTGACGAAGAATGGTCAATTGGTGATTACGTGCTCAGCGGCGGTGAACTACCAGCGATGGTGATGATGGATGCAATTGCGCGTTTGGTGCCGGGTGTACTCGGACACAGCGATTCAGCAATTGAAGATTCGTTTAGCCATGGTTTGTTAGATTGTCCGCACTATACGCGCCCCGAAATACTCGACGGCAAAGCGGTACCTAATGTGTTGTTAAGTGGTGATCACGAAAAAATCAGGCAGTGGCGGTTACAGCAATCTTTAGGCAGAACCTGGTTGCGCCGCCCTGAGTTATTTAACGACCTAGCTCTGACTGAGGAGCAACAACGGTTACTGGATGCATTCCAGGCGTCGTTGCAGCAAGATGACAGTTAA
- the rplS gene encoding 50S ribosomal protein L19: MSKVSQDIIKKIEQAQLKTDVPEFGPGDTVIVKVRVTEGDKERLQAYEGVVIAKRNRGLHSAFTVRKISSGEGVERVFQTHSPAVSSIEVKRRGAVRRAKLYYLRERSGKSARIKEKLN; this comes from the coding sequence ATGAGCAAAGTCAGTCAAGATATCATCAAGAAAATTGAGCAAGCACAGCTCAAAACTGATGTGCCTGAGTTCGGTCCAGGTGACACAGTGATTGTTAAAGTTCGTGTAACTGAAGGTGATAAAGAACGTCTTCAGGCATACGAAGGTGTTGTTATCGCTAAGCGTAACCGTGGTCTTCACTCGGCTTTTACAGTACGTAAAATTTCAAGTGGCGAAGGCGTAGAGCGTGTGTTCCAAACACACAGCCCGGCGGTATCTTCTATTGAAGTGAAACGTCGCGGTGCAGTGCGTCGCGCCAAGCTTTACTATCTTCGTGAACGTTCAGGTAAATCTGCACGTATCAAAGAGAAGCTTAACTAA
- a CDS encoding maltose acetyltransferase domain-containing protein → MTQAQDIWQQMLSGQWYQTQHPTLVVARERAKALCWRLNNLPQTPASERHSILTQLLPNVSSVTVGAYFGCDYGVNIYAGSDLLVGRKVVMLDPGIIRLGHSVTIADNVVLATLTHPLESDRRKAGWQQTAAITVGNNVTLGEGCSVLPGANIPDDTDIGAGAVVTASTSFSGRTVGI, encoded by the coding sequence ATGACACAAGCTCAGGACATTTGGCAGCAGATGCTGTCCGGACAGTGGTATCAGACTCAACACCCAACTCTGGTGGTGGCCCGGGAGCGCGCCAAAGCATTGTGCTGGAGGCTCAATAATCTGCCTCAAACGCCAGCAAGTGAGCGTCATTCCATACTGACACAGCTGCTGCCCAATGTGAGTTCTGTCACCGTGGGGGCATACTTTGGCTGCGACTATGGCGTCAATATTTATGCGGGTAGTGATCTGCTTGTTGGCCGTAAAGTGGTGATGCTCGATCCGGGTATCATTCGTCTGGGACACAGTGTCACCATTGCTGATAACGTGGTGCTGGCCACGCTTACACACCCGCTGGAGTCAGACCGGCGAAAAGCAGGGTGGCAGCAAACAGCGGCCATCACAGTAGGGAATAACGTGACGCTTGGTGAGGGATGTTCGGTTTTACCGGGAGCAAACATTCCTGATGATACTGACATCGGGGCTG
- a CDS encoding alpha/beta hydrolase, producing the protein MQPRFVASVTPLPTTVSPFTRYQHAVAQWLAEHRVSVGNNAKWEVTLNTPFECGVGNKTGVLFVHGLGDSPYFFSDVGERLCQHGFWVRTVLLPGHGSKPGDMLNASYSAWQDTAEYHIDAFSQQVNRLFLGGFSTGTHIAVVAASERPAISGLLLFSPAFEPNFGVTWLAPYMTSVYRWPNLEPEDNPTRYNSVAMQGFAAYQHSVDAVSQTLAAKPLSQPVFMVIPEGDSVVDVREVGRLYQRRFKHPDNALLWLGNGAQAPAGAKVLSMTIPAQRISAASHMSVLFSPGNPLYGIDGTLRICDNGQSDEKTARCEAGETVWYGPWGYTEENKVYARLTYNPYFDIMVREAVAFLNKQAASN; encoded by the coding sequence ATGCAGCCACGCTTTGTTGCTTCTGTAACCCCTCTGCCCACCACAGTGTCACCGTTTACCCGTTATCAGCATGCAGTTGCTCAGTGGCTGGCTGAGCATCGTGTCAGCGTGGGGAATAATGCCAAGTGGGAAGTGACACTCAATACCCCGTTTGAATGTGGCGTAGGTAACAAAACAGGGGTTCTTTTTGTGCATGGACTGGGGGATTCACCTTACTTTTTCAGCGATGTCGGCGAACGGCTTTGCCAGCATGGGTTCTGGGTACGCACGGTCTTGTTGCCAGGTCACGGCTCTAAGCCAGGCGATATGCTCAATGCCAGTTATTCTGCCTGGCAAGATACCGCCGAATACCATATTGATGCGTTTTCACAACAGGTGAACAGGTTGTTTTTAGGCGGCTTTTCAACCGGAACCCATATTGCTGTCGTGGCGGCCAGCGAGCGACCGGCCATTAGTGGCTTACTGTTATTTTCACCGGCCTTTGAGCCGAACTTTGGAGTGACCTGGCTGGCCCCGTATATGACCTCAGTCTATCGCTGGCCTAACCTCGAGCCTGAAGATAATCCAACGCGCTATAATTCGGTCGCCATGCAAGGCTTTGCTGCCTATCAACACAGCGTTGATGCGGTGTCACAGACTCTGGCAGCGAAGCCCCTGTCACAACCTGTGTTTATGGTAATACCCGAGGGAGATAGCGTGGTGGATGTCCGTGAGGTGGGCAGGCTCTATCAGCGCCGGTTTAAACATCCGGATAATGCATTACTGTGGCTAGGAAACGGGGCACAGGCGCCAGCAGGGGCAAAGGTACTATCGATGACGATTCCGGCACAGCGTATTAGTGCGGCGTCGCATATGAGTGTGCTGTTTAGTCCGGGTAATCCGCTGTATGGCATCGATGGCACGCTACGTATTTGTGACAATGGCCAGTCTGATGAGAAAACCGCACGCTGTGAAGCAGGAGAGACGGTCTGGTATGGTCCCTGGGGCTACACAGAAGAAAACAAAGTATATGCCCGGCTTACCTATAACCCTTATTTTGACATCATGGTGAGAGAGGCTGTGGCCTTTTTAAATAAACAAGCCGCGAGTAACTGA
- the rpsP gene encoding 30S ribosomal protein S16 → MVTIRLQRGGAKKRPFYQVVVADSSRARNGRFIENVGFFNPTAQGQAERLRLDIDRVEYWVGVGASLSERVNTLVKEAKKAAA, encoded by the coding sequence ATGGTTACTATTCGTTTACAGCGTGGTGGCGCCAAAAAGCGTCCATTTTATCAGGTAGTGGTTGCAGATAGCAGTCGCGCACGGAACGGCCGTTTTATTGAAAACGTCGGTTTCTTCAACCCAACTGCACAAGGTCAGGCTGAACGTCTTCGTTTAGACATTGACCGCGTAGAATACTGGGTTGGTGTTGGCGCGAGCTTATCTGAGCGCGTGAATACACTGGTAAAAGAAGCGAAAAAAGCGGCAGCGTAA
- a CDS encoding TerB family tellurite resistance protein, producing the protein MHLSEEQLFNQALIKLAVLFYQVDRRILLSEQDYLEELVESLEWDSPICREAFVNDVIHQTRTALDTGDAADILRSLQGELSFDANRALEVAMAMSGIDGERSDEETELLSLLTHKVLARALTTSALEIPAA; encoded by the coding sequence ATGCATTTATCCGAAGAACAATTATTTAATCAGGCGCTAATTAAGCTGGCGGTCCTTTTTTATCAGGTCGATCGCAGGATTTTACTGAGTGAGCAGGACTACCTTGAAGAGCTCGTGGAGTCGTTGGAGTGGGACAGTCCAATTTGCCGCGAAGCGTTCGTTAATGACGTTATCCACCAAACACGCACGGCTTTAGATACAGGGGATGCCGCGGACATTTTGCGTAGTCTGCAAGGTGAACTCTCTTTTGATGCGAATCGCGCGCTGGAAGTGGCCATGGCCATGTCAGGCATCGATGGCGAGCGCAGCGACGAAGAAACAGAGTTACTCAGTTTACTTACTCATAAGGTACTTGCCCGGGCGCTCACGACCAGTGCTCTGGAAATCCCCGCGGCCTGA
- the rimM gene encoding ribosome maturation factor RimM (Essential for efficient processing of 16S rRNA): MSQASDKVVIGKIGAPYGVKGWVKINSSTEVPEGIFDFSPWYLADGKEYQTDQWRPHGKAIVAKLVGVDSRDDAERIKNLDISINAEQLPELEGDDIYWRELTGMQVVTTQGYNLGVIKEVFNTGANDVIRVKALSSDAFGQKERLLPFVYDSVVHNVDKTERVITVDWDPGF; this comes from the coding sequence ATGAGTCAAGCGTCTGACAAAGTGGTTATTGGCAAAATCGGCGCGCCCTATGGCGTGAAAGGTTGGGTCAAGATCAACAGCTCTACCGAAGTACCAGAAGGTATTTTTGATTTCAGCCCGTGGTATCTGGCTGATGGTAAAGAATACCAAACTGATCAGTGGCGACCGCATGGTAAAGCCATCGTAGCAAAGCTAGTGGGTGTCGATAGCCGGGATGATGCCGAGCGCATTAAAAACCTGGATATCAGCATTAACGCTGAGCAGCTTCCTGAACTGGAAGGCGATGATATTTACTGGCGTGAGTTAACCGGCATGCAGGTAGTAACTACGCAAGGTTACAACCTGGGTGTGATTAAAGAAGTGTTCAATACAGGGGCGAATGACGTAATCCGCGTTAAAGCGCTCAGTAGCGATGCTTTTGGTCAGAAAGAAAGATTATTACCGTTTGTGTACGACTCTGTTGTGCATAACGTAGATAAAACCGAGCGGGTGATTACAGTTGATTGGGATCCGGGGTTCTAA
- a CDS encoding ABC transporter transmembrane domain-containing protein, which translates to MVLISTKDVLYWLLGLLKAYTWQAVGALLALIVAASAWLLLGQGIKLTVDEGLNAGNIARLDAAIGWVIAFAVLGCLATYFRFYLMTWLGERVSADIRIQVYRHLLTLPPAFFADTRTGEVISRFTNDTSVIQTVVGMSLSMALRSVVGFVGALILMLFTSPLLTLCVLLAVPFILVPLKLIAPKVRHFSRQSQDRIADMGSQIDETLHEIMIVQAFNAVSAEQQKFSEKVMAALQAASHRIHYRSMLIGVIMLVSMLSVIGIGWLGIRQVMSDDITAGQLSAFLFYAVLAGSSIATISEVLGEIQRGVGASERLLELLATKPDNNGGTKHIAVFTAPPGIRFDDVTFNYAQSSSLFERFNLQIQPGECVALVGPSGAGKSSLFQLLQHFYPIDDGKIWIGEHDISTLTLDSLRQQIALVPQEPVIFASTVMDNIRYGRPGATQAEVIDAAQQAFADDFIQELSAGYHTELGERGVKLSGGQRQRIAIARAILADRPILLLDEATSALDAVSEHKVQIALKHLMRGRTTLIIAHRLATVQMCDRIVVMEHGQVRATGKHAELIKIDTLYQEYAELQLLP; encoded by the coding sequence ATCGTATTGATTTCTACCAAAGATGTACTTTATTGGCTCCTGGGCCTGCTCAAAGCCTATACCTGGCAAGCTGTTGGCGCATTACTGGCGCTGATTGTCGCCGCCTCAGCCTGGCTATTGCTTGGCCAGGGGATAAAGCTGACTGTTGATGAGGGGCTCAATGCCGGCAACATCGCCAGGCTTGACGCGGCAATCGGTTGGGTAATTGCGTTTGCAGTACTCGGTTGCCTTGCTACCTATTTTCGGTTTTATTTGATGACCTGGCTTGGCGAGCGGGTCAGCGCGGATATTCGTATTCAGGTTTACCGGCATCTGCTCACCCTGCCACCGGCCTTTTTTGCCGACACCCGTACGGGTGAGGTGATCTCGCGTTTTACCAATGACACCAGCGTAATACAAACTGTAGTCGGCATGAGTTTGTCGATGGCGCTGCGCTCGGTAGTGGGATTTGTCGGCGCGTTGATTCTGATGTTGTTTACCAGTCCTTTACTGACCCTGTGTGTGCTGCTGGCAGTGCCGTTTATACTGGTACCACTTAAACTCATCGCCCCCAAAGTGCGTCATTTTTCACGTCAGAGTCAGGATCGTATTGCCGATATGGGTTCACAAATCGATGAAACCCTGCATGAAATTATGATTGTACAGGCGTTTAATGCGGTCAGTGCTGAACAACAAAAATTTAGCGAAAAAGTCATGGCCGCGCTGCAGGCGGCCTCGCACCGAATACACTACCGCTCCATGCTGATTGGCGTCATCATGCTGGTCAGCATGCTGTCGGTTATCGGCATTGGCTGGTTAGGCATTCGTCAGGTAATGAGCGATGACATCACTGCTGGCCAGTTGTCAGCATTTTTATTCTATGCGGTATTAGCGGGCAGTAGTATTGCCACGATCAGTGAAGTGTTAGGCGAGATCCAGCGCGGTGTCGGGGCCAGTGAACGGCTGTTAGAACTACTGGCCACCAAACCAGACAATAATGGCGGTACGAAACACATAGCGGTATTCACCGCGCCACCGGGGATTCGCTTCGATGACGTGACGTTTAACTATGCCCAGAGCAGTTCGCTGTTTGAGCGATTTAACCTGCAGATTCAGCCAGGAGAGTGCGTTGCACTGGTTGGCCCAAGCGGCGCCGGCAAATCCTCTTTATTTCAGTTGCTACAGCATTTTTACCCCATTGACGACGGTAAAATATGGATCGGTGAACACGATATCAGCACCCTGACCCTGGATAGTCTGCGTCAGCAAATCGCGCTGGTGCCGCAGGAGCCGGTTATCTTTGCCAGCACGGTGATGGACAATATCCGCTATGGACGCCCCGGCGCCACGCAAGCGGAGGTTATCGACGCGGCGCAACAAGCGTTTGCCGATGACTTTATCCAGGAACTCTCTGCAGGCTATCACACCGAGCTCGGTGAACGCGGGGTTAAGCTTTCAGGCGGACAACGTCAGCGTATCGCGATTGCGCGGGCCATCTTAGCCGACCGCCCCATTCTACTACTTGACGAAGCCACCAGCGCCCTTGATGCGGTCAGTGAACACAAAGTACAAATTGCCTTAAAACACCTTATGAGAGGGCGCACGACGCTAATCATTGCCCATCGCCTGGCAACCGTTCAAATGTGCGATCGTATTGTTGTAATGGAGCATGGTCAGGTGCGTGCCACCGGCAAACATGCCGAGTTAATTAAAATCGACACCTTGTATCAGGAGTACGCCGAGTTGCAGCTGCTACCCTAG